TGTACCTAAAAAGCACCAATCACCTACGTATAAATACTTAAGTTATTAACTTAGTTACatatatttaatcattttgtACACTtagaaaattgatattttaatatcactttatatattatttcatattttacataatGTTACTATAGTCATATTTTCTCCACTATCGTATTTCAGTTTTATTCCAAGCCACAGCATAGTACTATgacagttgttttctttcatccTGCAGTTACATATTTTCAACATCCACTATGTAACCACttactgtaatattttaaaaaatgatatttagaaGGCTTGTTCCCATCAACATCCACTCTTGCAAATATGAGGCCATTCatacaagggaaagaaaaaataaatatgtattaaagttCACCGATTCCACTTATAAACATCAGAATCTTGCATTGATTATGAGTGTTTCAGGATAGTGTGTCTTCCCTGAAAAGAATGgtgttattagaaataaaataaggatGAGAACATCCTCTAGTAAGAAACTCAGAATAGAAAGCAATTCCCTCTTTTTTCCAAGGAGTGATTTTGGGGAAAACCTTGCTTGGCATTGGAGTGTACTCAGAGTTAATGATTTGCTCTCTGTTATCCCACAAAGATTGAACATCACTCTGAGTTTTCATTGCTGCTGAAAGGGTGAAAATAGATTACCAGCAGAAGTCAGAGTTCACAGGAAGAAATCTAATAGAAAGACAGCGTAAAGGACAGTGAACAGAAGACATTTGACTTTCTTTTGGCATGCGGTAGgggaaaatttacaaacagtgcAATTGTTTGCCCCCAGAGATAGGGACGTATGCACTGGATTACAGAGCCAATACCAAAAAGCTCTACATTTGGGGTCATGAAAAAGCAGTAGGACATagctgaggaagagagagagaaggaaagtaagCAAGAAGGGCAGGGGTCTATTTAGTTGAATAACAATGCTGCTTACACCAGGGCATCCTCAAGATTCTGTCTTTGGGCTTTCAAGCATTGGGTTCTTGGAGACCATCCTGTTTTGACTCCCACCCCCATATGCACTCTCATTGTATTTAACATTGTGGCTGAGGCTGGTGTTCTAATCCTGGCTGGGCCCCCAGATTTTTGTATGGCCTTGGTGGCTCTTCTCATGTGTTCAGAATTGTTCATGATATTGATGCCTTCACAGGGATAGCAGCATTCCATCAGAATGGCAGGCTTCCAGCTGTTGGCAGCAGCTTGCTAGCCTCCACGTTTGCtattagagacaaagaaagtaaAGCATTCTTCTGGAGGGTGGGTGGAGAGCCCTGGTTTTAAATTTCCCTTCCTTATCTACTTTGCAGGGTCTCAAAATGATGGCCCTCGAGGTACTGTCCACAGTCTGCTTACCTGGCTTAGTACACGCTGATACCTAAAACCCTGCTTTGTAATTTCCTCTTCCTAACTCTGTAGGCACTTTTCCCTCTAATTTTGGACAATCATTGGCATGATTTGGAAATTGCATTactgtatatcttttaaaaagagtCAGTGTGGATAAATGACCTTTTctattatctgtatttttcattcctttcacAGTGCTCCATTGGCCAGAAATACTGACAGCCACATGGATTTAAACATGCCatgtatggagggtccttaaaagactgaaaatagaactaccatatgacccagcaatcccactactgggcatataccctgagaaaaccataattcaaaaagagtcatggaccacaatgttcattgcagcactatttacaatagccaggacatggaagcaacctaagtgtccatcgacagatgaatgcataaagaaaatgtggcacatgtatacaatgggatgttactcagccatataaagaaacgaaattgagttatttgtagtgaggtggatggactagagtctgtcatacagagtgaagtagaaaaaaacaaatatcatatgctaacacttatatatggaatctaagaaaaaaaatgattctgatgaacctaggggcaggacaggaataaagattcagacatggagaatggacttgaggaccctgAATTACAAAAGTTTCTTCacgtattttaaaatttaattatttgtggGTTTTAGCTGTTGtcattattttctcccagtctgccaCTTTATTGATAAAGCTAACAGTCTGCCACTTCTGTTAGCTTTATCAATAAAGGTTTCCTTCGTTTGTAATGTGTTCCGATATctgatatatcttcttttttgattttgcCTTAACTCtttgaaaattcttatttttctacataaattttggaattgtttttcatgttaaaaatttCACTCTGGGATTTTGATTGTAATTGCATTGAATTTAGAAACTAATCAAGGAAAACTTAATTCGATGATGTCAGAGCAAGGTGTTAATCTATAtgttgtttaatgtttcatttgtTTAGGTTTTCTGATTTGTGCTTTAATAGTTTGAAATTTATTCTCTATAAAGATGTTCTTTCTTTGGTTGATATCTACATGCTTTATAGTTTTTGTTGCTACCATTAATAGTATCTTACATTCTATTACGTTGCCTATCGAGTTATTGCCTATTCATAGGAACACTATTAAATTTTACACATTGTTTTTATACCTAACAAACTTGCTGAACTCCCTTTTAATTTTAGCAGTTTACTGATTTCTTAGATTTTCTGTGCATTTGATCATGATGTTTTAActggaaataataacaatttgGTCTCCTTCCTTCATGTTCTTAATACAGTGACCAGGACTTCCTGTACTCTGTTAAAGAGTGGCAATGATACCAAGTCATTCATGTCTTGTTCTTGACCTTAAGGAAATTGCAgctaaacttttaaattaaacttgATGATTGCAGTAGATGGTTGGTAGAAAGCCCTTATCAGGTTAAAGAAGCTTccctctattcttagttttctaagaatttattaaaaaaacatagatattgaattttatccagtgctttttctgcttttgttgagATACTCATGTAATTTTGCTTCTTTAGTTCATTAATGTGATGGATTATTTTAAtagttgtatattttcatttcttaaaccATTTTTCTTAAATGGGCCCTATTTGATCAtgctttatgttttaatttcatcattgaattcttagtatttatttattattatttttgtttgtttttgttgtttttttttttaccaagtacaattttttaataaagataattacaaaagatggaaaaatcaGCTCAGAACGGCCAATTACTTCTTGAATAGAGCAGTTTTCTGACATAATAACACATCAGTTTTAAATACTATCACATAAAGCATGGTGGAGAAAAGAAATTTTGCTTCATAATTAGAAAACTCACAATAAAACTTgccaagagaaacaaaaccaacaaaagccattttgaaaataaatacagtcCATGCCAAAGTAGTATAAAATGAAGCCAGAagtcttcaaaaagaaaacatttttcttcccaaTATTTTCTCACTGAAAGTGATGAGACTCTCAAATTCAAGAGTTGCTTGAGCTCTTCTGATTTGGCTCCTTTGGTATCTGTTTTTTTCACCACTATTGTCCTTGGACTTATCGTCTTCTTTAACATCTGTTTTTTTgtcctctgtttccttcttgTCTTCTTCAATTCTAGCTTTCTTTGCTCCTTTCTTATGATCAGCCACATTTCTGCGACCTCCCTCTCCTTCGTCCTCAGAATCTGAGAATTCTTCATCACAAGCTATCCGTTTGTCTGATGCTCGAATAGAAATTCTCTTGTCTGGATCTTCTCCATCTTCATCTCCACTGTCTTCATGAACTGCCTCTTCTGGAATAGCTTGCATTTGGACGCCAGCTGCATGTGGCAACATGcgtaaattttcaaataaacgCTGTTTTATCTTTTCCATATATTCTGGAGTGTTCTGGTTTGTCATGTTTGAAGGACTAGTATGCAGTTTGAAGTCTGGTCCAAAATACTCAAAGTAATCATTATATGGCAATTCACTGGGAATCTCACAACCAAGGGCAACAGCAGTCTCATATGTCCAACATCGAGCAACATCGCGGATTGTGTGTCCACCTCCCCCAAGCATCAGTAATGGTAAATTGAAAGTTTTTACAACTTCTACACATTTAGCATGACCTTTGACTGTCAAATAGAAGCAACCAAGTCTGTCACCGGATAGTGAGTCTGCACCACACTGTAGCACCATAGCACTAGGTTGATACATCTCCATCACTTTTGAGATAATAGGCTTAAATATCTGCCCATATGATTCATCATCTATACCATCTCTCATTGGAAAATTGACAGCATAGTATTTGCCTTTTCCTGCACCAATATCCCTCAAGTCTCCCATTCCAGGAAAGTATTCCCCATATTTATGGAATGATACAGTCATTACATTGTTGTATAAAAAGCTTCTTCAACACCATCACCATGATGGATAtcaatatcaatatataaaactCTCTGATGATACTTTAGTAATTCAAGGATGGCAAGCACAATATCATTAACATAACAGAATCCTGATGCTTCTGATTTCTTAGCATGATGTAATCCTCCAGCCCAGTTAACAGCCATATCAGTTTGTTGTCGGTTTAACTTCACAGCCCCAGCAACTGAACCACCAGATGAAAGCTGACAGAACTCAAAGAGCCCAGCAAACACTGGACAATCCTCTCCACCATTAAATCTCTGCATCTGCTTACTATACTCGAACGTGTTATCTGGTCTTATTGAACGTAGAAATTTGATGTACTCATtgctgtggtattttgtcatttCTTCAGCAGTGGCTTTATGGGGactatatatttccatttttctatacaAGCCATAATTTAGCAGCAAGTTATGGGTCATGCGGATCCTATGAGGTTTCATGGGATGACCCTGTCCGTAATAATAATTTCCAATATCACCATCGTAGTAGTAGTAGCAGACTTTCTTCTTGCTGCCTCCCTGACTCTACGCCATGGGCTACCCGGCCACCACCGCCTCCGGCTCCTCTtctggctgctgctgctgctgccgccgccgcggCTCGCTCGGCGGGAAGAGAAGAGGGCTGGGGCGAAGGTGGGGGGGTGGCAGTGCCGCAGGGAAAGGCAGGCCGGAGGGccggagggaggagaggaggggagtgcTGGGAGGGCTCGGTACCGCCCGGCCAAGAGCGactattattatgtttttaacatctttattggagtataattgctttacaatggtgtgttagtttctgctatataacaaagtgaatcagctatacatatacatgtgttcccatatctcttccctcttgcatctccctccctcccaaactccctgtcacacccctctaggtggtcacaaagcacagagctgatctccctgtgctatgcggttgcttcccactagctatttattttacgtttggtagtgtatatatgtacatgccactctctcactttcgcacagcttacccatccccctccccgtagcctcaagtccattctctagtaggtctgtgtctttattcccgtcttgcccctaggttcttcatgaccatttttttttcccttagattccatatatatgtgttagcaaatggtatttgtttttctccttctgacatacttcactctgtatgacagattctaggtccatccacctcactacaaataactcaattttgttcctttttgtagctgagtaatattccattgtatatatgtgccacatcttctttatgcattcatctgttgatggacatttaggttgcttccatgtcctggctattgtaaatagagctgcagtgaacatttatggtacatgactctttttgaattatggttttctcagggtatatgcccagtagtgggattgctgggtcatatggtagttctatttttagttttttaaggaacctccatactgttctccacagtggctgtatcaattacattccaaccaacatggcaagagggttcccttttctccccaccctcgccagcatttattgtttgtagatttttgggtGATggctattctaactggtgtgaggtgatacctcattgcagttttgatttgcatttctctaatgattagtgatgttgaacatccatccatgtgtttgttgacagtctgtgtatcttttttggaaaaatgtctgttaaagtcttctgcccatttttggactgggttgtttgtttttttgttattgagctgcatgagctgcttgtaaattttggagattaaccttttgtcagttgcttcatctgcaaatattttctcccattctgagggttgccttttcgtcttgtttatggttttctttgctgtgcaaaagctttcaagtttcattaggtcccatttgtttatttatgtttttatttccatttctctaggaggtgggtcaaaaaggatctagctgtgatttatgtcatagagtgttctgcctatgttttcctctaagagtttgatagtatctggtcttacatttaggtctttaatccattttgagtttatttttgtgtatggtgttagggagtgttctaatttcatacttttacatgtacctgtccagttttcccagcaccacttattgaagaggctgtctcttctccactgtatattcttgcctcctttatcaaagataaggtgaccatatgtgcgtggctttatctctggactttctgtcttgttccattgatctatatttcagtttttgtgccagtaccatgctttattgattactgtagcattgtagtttagtctgaagtcagggagcctgattcctccagctccgtttttctttctcaagattgctttggctattcagggtcttttgtgtttccatacaaattgtgaaattttttgttctagttctgtgaaaaatgccattggtaatttgatagggattgcattgaatctgtagattgctttgggtagtacagtcattttcacaatattgattcttccaatccaagaaaatagtatatctctccatctatttgtatcatctttctttcatcagtgtcttatagttttctgcatgcaggtcttttttctccttttgtaggtttattcctagatattatattctttttattgcaatggtaaatgggagtgttttcttaatttctctttcagatttttcatcattattgtataggaatgcaagagatttctgtccattaattttctatcctgctattTTTCCaggttcattgattagctctagtagttttctggtagcatctttaggattttgtatgtatagtatcatgtcatctgcaaacagtgacagctttacttcttcttttccgatttggattccttttatttctttttcttctctgatttctgtggctaaaacttccaaaactatgttgaataatagtggtgagtgtgggcaaccttgtcttgttcctgatcttagtggaaatgttttcattttttcaccattgaggatgatgttggctgtgggtttgtcatatatggcctttattatgttgagtaaagtttcctctatgcctgctttctggagggtttttatcataaatgggtgttgaattttgtcagaagccttctctgcatcgattgagatgatcatatggtttttctcctgcaatttgttaatatggtttatcacactgattgatttgcgtatactgaagaatccttgcattcctgggataaacaccattTGATCatagtgtgtgatccttttaatgtgctgttgaattctgtttgctagtattttgttgaggatttttgcatctatgctcatcagcgatattggcctgtagttttctttctttgtaacatctttgtctggttttggtatcagggtgatggtggcctcgtagaatgagtttgggagtgttcctccctctgctatattttggaagagtttgagaagcataggtgttagctcttctctaaatgtttgatagaatttgcctgtgaagccatctggtcctgggcttttgtttgttggaagatatttaatcacagtttcaatttcagtgcttgtgattgggctgttcatattctctatttcttcctgtttcagtctcagaaggttgtgcatttctacgaatttgtccatttcttctaggttgtccatcttattggcatatagttgcttgtagtaatctctcatgatcctttgtatttctgcagttacttctttttcatttctaattctattgatttgagttttctccgtttttttcttgatgagtctgactagtggtttatcaattttgtttatcttctcaaagaaccaccttttacttttattgaccttcgctgttgtttccttcatttcttttttatttatttctgatctgatctttatgatttctttccttctaacttcggggtttttttgttcttctttctctaattgctttaggtgtgaggttaggttgtttatttgagatgtttcttattttttaaggtaggattgtattgctataagcttccctcctagaactacttttgctgcatcccataggttttggatcgttgtgttttcactgtcatttgtttctgggtattttttaatttcctctctttgatttcttcagtgatctcttggttattaagcagtgtgttgtttagccaccatgtgtttgtactttttacagatcttttcctgtaattgatatctagtctcatagtattgtggttggaaaagatacttcatatgatttcaattttcttaaatttacccaggtttgatttgtgacccaagatatgacctatcctgcagaatgttccatgagcacttgagaagaatgtgtattctgttgtgtttggatggaatgtcctataaatattaattaagtccatcttgtttaatgtatcatttaaagcttgtgtttccttatttattttcattttgcatgatctgtccattggtgaaagtggggtgttaaagtcccctacttatgattatgttactgtcgatttcccattttatggctgcttgcatttgccttatgtattgaggtggtcctatgttgggtgcgcaaatatttacaattgttatatcttcttcttggatcgttcctttgatcattatgtagtttccttctttgtctcttgtaatagtctttattttaaagtcattttgtctgatatgagaattgctactccagctttcttttgatttccatttgcatggaatacctttttccatcccctcactttcagtctgtatgtgtccgtaggtctgaagtgggtctattgtagacaacatttatacaggtcttgtttttgtatccattcagccagtctatgtcttttggttggagcatttaattcatttacatttaaggtaattattgatatgtatgttcctattaccattttcttaattgtttggggtttgttattgtaggtcttttccttctcttgtgtttcctggctatataagttcctttagcatttgttgtaaagctggtttggtggtgctgaattctcttagcttttgcttgtctgtaaaagttttaatttctccatcaaatctgaatgagatccttgctgggtagaatagtcttggttgcaggtttttctccttcatcactttcagtatgt
This genomic interval from Phocoena sinus isolate mPhoSin1 chromosome 3, mPhoSin1.pri, whole genome shotgun sequence contains the following:
- the LOC116751354 gene encoding LOW QUALITY PROTEIN: histone deacetylase 2-like (The sequence of the model RefSeq protein was modified relative to this genomic sequence to represent the inferred CDS: inserted 1 base in 1 codon; deleted 1 base in 1 codon; substituted 1 base at 1 genomic stop codon), translated to MAXSQGGSKKKVCYYYYDGDIGNYYYGQGHPMKPHRIRMTHNLLLNYGLYRKMEIYSPHKATAEEMTKYHSNEYIKFLRSIRPDNTFEYSKQMQRFNGGEDCPVFAGLFEFCQLSSGGSVAGAVKLNRQQTDMAVNWAGGLHHAKKSEASGFCYVNDIVLAILELLKYHQRVLYIDIDIHHGDGVEEAFYTTXVMTVSFHKYGEYFPGMGDLRDIGAGKGKYYAVNFPMRDGIDDESYGQIFKPIISKVMEMYQPSAMVLQCGADSLSGDRLGCFYLTVKGHAKCVEVVKTFNLPLLMLGGGGHTIRDVARCWTYETAVALGCEIPSELPYNDYFEYFGPDFKLHTSPSNMTNQNTPEYMEKIKQRLFENLRMLPHAAGVQMQAIPEEAVHEDSGDEDGEDPDKRISIRASDKRIACDEEFSDSEDEGEGGRRNVADHKKGAKKARIEEDKKETEDKKTDVKEDDKSKDNVVKKTDTKGAKSEELKQLLNLRVSSLSVRKYWEEKCFLFEDFWLHFILLWHGLYLFSKWLLLVLFLLASFIVSFLIMKQNFFSPPCFM